The following is a genomic window from Saccopteryx bilineata isolate mSacBil1 chromosome 4, mSacBil1_pri_phased_curated, whole genome shotgun sequence.
TTGATTTCCACGGAAGAGGCGGTTCACTGGTCCCGCGTGTTACGCAGCGTTTGGGGCCAGGGAGAAGCCTTCTAGACCCGACTTCAGATTGTCAGCTGACAGAGACAAAGACGCCTAGGTCGTCGTCCCGCTTTGAGACCATGGCTGTGTTCCTAGGAGTATCCTCTATAAAAAGCAGCATGTGAGAGTCTTTAGAGTTTGTTCCATGTCTAAAACCGAGTATGGGCGTGTGGTTCGGTGTGTGTTCTACAACCTAAAAGGCAAACTCTTTTCCAGAATCTATCCTTTGTTTTCCTTGATAGGAAAAATGAGTGTAAGAATTGCACTGGGCTGTATTCAGATTAAGGCTGTTTGATAACAGGCACGAGGATACTGTTTTTAGTAAGGATTTTCATTTCCCTAGCAACCTCGAGTGTTTCCGAGCTAGGGGGCTGGCAGTGTACCTGGCATCCTGCCCTCCCTTCCGGGGACATGTCCCATGCAGGGTACAGCTCAACACAAAAGGTTCTGAGACCGGGTCCTTGTTGGAGGCCAGCTCCTCGGTTAGGCAATATGACCACAGGGCATTCATTACTGTCTtgggaaaactttttttaattatcatgttTCAAAAGGTTTGGATAACCATTATTTTCTGTGCTTGGAAAATAGCATTTAATAACATTATTCTAAACTTAATATTTACAGTGAATTGATGACATAACATGCATTATGGTATCTTTTACATGTTGCCAAGGGCTTGTCTGTGCCTGACATCTTATGTAGTAAAAATTTTGATTCCTTATTAGCCGGGTTGACCATGTAAAACTTGAGAGCATTATCAgtgttttctaaaaatgtatttgcTGCCTGAGATAGCTCTCTGGACAGAGCTGGAACAGATATAACAGGTTCCGTTAAGATAAAAATGCTCTATTCTGAAGGGCTTAGCTTCCCTGTTTCCTATCCTGCAGGAGTTGCTGAATGTCCCTGGAGCTGTGACGTTGGGCACATTTACCTCAACTTCATggctttaatttcttcatctctgtaaAATGAGTGATTGAACTAAATGACATATAATAAAGTGTAGCATCTTTTTACTGATTTGCTCAAATTggtatgatttattttattttattttttgtgacagagagagacagagagggacaaacaggaaagcagagagatgagaagcatcaattcttcattgtggcaccttagttgttcattgattgctttctcatatgagccttgactggggtgtgggggccttcagcagaccgagtgaccccttgctcaagccagagaccttggactcaagctggtgagccttgctcaaaccagatgatcccacgatcaagctggcgaccttggggttttgaatctgggtcctgtgtgtcccagtccaatgttctatccactgcgccaccagctggtcaggatAAATTGGTGTGATTTAAAGGCACTGCATTTGGAGGAGAGCTGGTATAGTGGTCCTCTGAAACCAAAGATGACTCTGAGAAATTTTGTGCATGTGTCTGTGAAAATGTTCCTCACAGGTTCAACTCAGATTTAATATCAGCACCTCAAGCAGCTACACACACAGTTGTCATcagaagtaaaatatttgtttcttgaaTAAATTAACAAATGGCCAAGGACTGTTATTGTCTAGTTCTGATACAGTTCCAATTATGTATTTTCAAACTGATAACTGAGAAAATTCTCCCATTAGATTATTGGAAAACTGAGTTTTGGCTTGCTAACATCTGGAATGGTGTGGACAGTATATAGTCAAGAAGTATCTAAGTCAGGGAAGTAAAACATCAATGTCATCTAGTTTCCCCACCACCACTCCCCCAAAAATCCTAAGAATGGTTATTACATTCCCTCCTTACTTTTCAGTTCCCATTGCTATCACATGCTTTACCAGAGGCCTGGACATCAGGAAAGAGAAAGTAGATGTCCTCTGCCCAGGGGGCTGCCCTCTTGAGGAATTCTCCGTGTTTGGGAACATAGTGTATGCTTCTGTGTCAAGCATATGCGGTGCCGCTATCCACAGGTAAGTCCAACATGCCCAGAGGAGAGAAACACGAGTGTGataatttcctttctctctctagccATCTGGACCctctaccttttctttctttcggTGCCACAGAATAGCaatatatatttaaggttttCCTGAAGTCCCTGAACACCAGCTACACAAGAGAAGCTTTCTGACCGAAGGCAAATTGCATTATTTCTTGATAGCTAGATTTCTGTGATTCTAAGACATTGCTAATCATGTATCACTAGGTTTCTACTACGTGCCATTGTTTTAACTTACATGACAACTCCATCAGTGTACAAGATGGGTacaatttattctattttaaaaatgagaggacATACTACAAGTGTGTTCTTACCACGCTTAGGCTTGACAGCACAGAACCATTATCCCAGGCAGACTTGTACCTGTGTAAGCAAGTTTTTACAAAGGCTGGCAGCATCCTTAGATGGCTTTCCTGCTAAACTATTTTCTTGATTAATCAGAGTAACAGATGCAACATGGCGCAAGTTAGTCAGATGCCCATGGAAAGTATGGAGAATCTTGGCTGTTACTCTTGTGTTGCAGGGGAGTAATCAGCAGCTCCGGGGGACCTGTGCGAGTCTACAACCTCCCAGGGCGAGAAAACTATTCCTCAGTAGTTGCCAATGGCATCCAGTCTCAAACTCTTTCCAGGTGGTCCGCTTCTTTTACAGTGACAAGTAGGTACACTTatgttgtttttagttttgtgtAAGTTTCTGCTTTGCTCAGCCCAGCCTCTTTGACATTGATGAAAAAACTTGTGATCAAGATTAAAGGGGTCAGCTGTGGGTCAGAGAACCCTAAGGGTCAAGGACCTATTCAAGCCAAATATGGGTGATTGGGGGAAAAATACAGTAATCTTGCTGTCCGAAGATGACCATAGAAACTTGAACGGTCTGTAATCAGAATGCCCTGACATTTACCAAGTAATACTAAATCAAAAAACTAGtgaatgtgggccctggccagttggctcagcagtagagcatcagcctggtgtgcagaggttctgggttcaattcccggccagggcacacaggagaagcacccatctgctttccaccctttcccctctcttttttctctgtctctctcttcccctcccacagccaaggctccattggagcaaagttggccccaggtgctgaggatggcttcatggcctccgccttaggtgctagaatggctgtggttgcagcagagcaacgccccagagggtctaagaattgccccctggtgggcatgccgggtggatcccagtcaggcgcataccagagtcttgtctgtctgcctccccactgcttctcactttgggaaaataataataataataataataataataaaataaaactagtgaATGAATGTGAATTCATTTTTGGTGACCCCTTTAAAACATGACGTGTTGAATAAGAATCCATCTTGGTTCTTTGAAACCAAAATGCAGTAGTTACTCCTGCAGTTGCCACCATTCTATTGCAGTTATCATCCTATAGAACCCTAGATCAAGTttgttatacttttaaaatttttttccattgatttggggtcagggggtggggagagagaaagaagcatcaactcgttgctccacttagttgcgcactcattgattgcttgttataCATCCTCTGACCGGGGATGAAACCCACGACCTCGGTGCACCGgggtgacactttatccactaagccacccagccagggcctacatttgtTATGCTCTGATGAAAacgaaggaagagaaaaaattgcctcttctttattttaacaGAAGGCAAGAGCGCTGCCCAGGAAGCCACGGGACAAGCGGTGGCCACAGCACAGCCATCAGCAGGTATGAACTATGGAACGTGTAGTGCCTGATGCAGCATTGGGCTTCCCCAGGCCAGAAGATCACAAGGAAATTaattttcaacaacaacaacaaaaatgtcttaAGAATGACACTCCTTGTCATGAGCTTTTCCCTATGTGGGCTTCCAAGTATGGAACTGTCTTCCTTTTGCTAATACCAGATGCTTCCTTTGTTTTAGGTAAACGTCTAAAAAAGACACCCGACAAGAAAGCTGGCAATAAAGGTAAGAGTCCAAAGATCCATTTGGGAAGAAAatattctccctccctccatcctcttGAAACAGCTAATGAAATTACTTGCTTGGGTTTTTCACAGACTGTAAAGCAGATATTGCATTTCTGATTGATGGAAGTTTTAACATTGGACAGCGTCGATTTAATCTACAGAAGAATTTTGTTGGGAAAGTGGCTCTAATGCTGGGAATTGGAACAGAAGGACCACATGTGGGTCTTGTTCAAGCCAGGTACCAACCTTGTTATAATGGGAGGAGATCTGAATGCTGTCTTGAATGACAAATCAGTTCTTTTAGTgggtacatttattttatttcaatataaattaCTGAGTTGTGGATAATCCAGATTCCCTAACTATAAGGTCAGGATTTAAGACTGCCTGAGCAGACTGGGTAGGTTTCAGTGCTTCCTTTTTGAAATAAACAGATTTAGAGAATTATATGCTATTTGAGGACCAGAAGGTAGACCAAAAGGTCTTGTTGCTCATACAAAGTACTTCTGTACATTACTCTGTTGAGTTCCTAATTTCTATTCGCTGATGTctattcctcctcccttctctgttaTTCTTTTTAGCTCTTTCCATATTCCCTTGATTGGAGAtctgacctttttatttttactcatttaaaaataacatttattgatgtGCATTATAAAAAGCTTGAAAAAcatacaaagcaaaacaaaacaaatttcccAAATATATCCTCCAGAGACAATCGCTGTagaatgctttatttctttttagcattttaggaaaatatttgaTTCTACCTATTTTGGTATTTCTTGATTTTCAAAAGCTCAGACTATGATCATGTCTTTtatcctgttttattttcatcCCTGAGTCTTCTGAACATTTTACCATGTCACAAATATTCTTCAGAAAATAATGTTCCATGTTACTTGGCGTGATTATTTACTTAGCcatcttctgttgctgccttACCACTGCACTGACCTATAGTGAACATCCTCATGGCATCTGGGTGTCATCTCTTATTGGTCTAGATTTTTAGGTTTAGGATTGAATCAAAGGGTCTGACATTTTTAAGGATTCTGAAATAAAGTTAAATTGTTTTCTAGAAAGTTGATCCAGTTTAAACAACTATCAGCCATGTGTGTGTCACCAGTACTATTActgatttatatttaatttgttcttatattattttttacaattggttcttaatttagaattattttggtGTGAGAATTTAACTTTGTTGTTTTCTACAACTTAACCATTTGTtttacaccttaaaaaaaaatgagctgctTATTCCATGGATTTGATATCTGTTTCTTTGATCCATTTGCTACTTCTTATATCTTTTCTCCAAtgctttgattattgtagctttattaTACAGTTTAACATCCTATAAAGCAAATTCCCCacagtattattcttttttttttgttattttgatccAGTTCTTTTTCCAGATGAAAACTACACTACCCTGCAGACTCATACAAAGACTAAATTTTCTATAAACTTCatggtttgtaattttttaaagaacattaaaataaactGTTATCAAGAGTTTCTATTTAAGCAGAATAACAATAAGGATGCAAAAATAAGACTAATTTCATAAATCACAATTTGGATAGCTGAAAAGTGACCATAAAAGGGAAAAAGTTGACAATCCATAAAATCTGATTTTGTGACCCAGCATCCCACCAGGTATAAAGAAACCACAGCAACTAGTGCTGTACTTGTCCCTCAAAAATCTTGACTTAGTAGCAACTGATAATGCTAAGATTTTAGATTTTTACACCTATGAAATACTGAGTTACCTAAAAATTTAacacaacagcctgacctgtggtggcgcagtggataaagcgttgacctggaaatgctgaggtcgccggttcgaaaccctgggcttgcctggtcaaggcacatatgggagttgatgcttctagctcctccccccttctctctcctctctctctctctccctctatctctgtctctccctctcctctctaaaatgaataaaaaaaaaacaacacaacaaatgTGCTTTAACTGTTTTTACTCAACATGGTCTCTGATGAACAGAGCGGTTATAAAAGGGAGCTGTAATTCTCTTACTACTAAACATGGAAATCTCAAACCTCTCACCATATGCATAATTTTAAGATTAGCAGATGTCAACataatttattataagaaatattcaaTATTGTAATAATACTTTATAATTCATTTCCTTCtaagttttcacattttttaaatgttggcctTAGTGTCATTGAAACTGCCTCTTCTGACTGGAGACCTGGGTTAAGGGACCCAGTCTGTCGGTGCTTCCAGGGTCCCCAGCGCAGCAGACCTCACCTCACACCACGCAGATTTCTACTAAGCCCAGTTCCCTGAGCCAAGCCTGGCTTCAGGTTGGCCTTTGGAGCCAAACAAATCTGAATTTAAAGTTTGGCTGTGTTTTGTTGAGAAAATTAGCTAaattctctgagcctgtttcttcatttatataatAGGGATAGTTTCTACCTTTAGAGTTATAATAAAATGctattatacataatatatagcaTATTACCCAGAATATAGTAAACCCTCGGGGTAGCAATagtattttttacatttctgaaaGATTCCTAAAACTTCAAGTAAGAATGCAATGTCTTAGTTGATGATATAATgtgggattaagaaaaaaacttgGTCTCTATCcactttaaagacttttttttaaaggtatataatgtatataatggTGCTTTACTTTTCCAATTTTCTCTAACagtttttttccacttttccaCTTAGTGAACATCCCAAAATAGAATTTTACTTGAAAAACTTTACATCAGCCAAagatgttttatttgcaataaagGAAGTAGGTTTCCGAGGGGGTAATTCCAATACAGGTAAGTAGACTTTCGCCTGGGACATAACACAGGAGGGGGTTATAAGTGATCAGATACGTAAAACAGTATTGTGCTACTTTTCTCCCTGACACTGGGATCTTGGCTGGGTGTGCATTTGATAGTCTGAGATCCCCTCCATTTTTATATACTCtccatttttaatggaaaatatacCAAAGGGTTAATTGATatggcttatttttaaatatatccatGAAAAGCATTGTGACTTATAATCCTTATATCAAATGTAGCAGATGTTACTTTAGAGAAGTACATGTTTGGAATGCTAAAAAGGAACAAAGACCGACAGACTTAATGAATGTAGATGTGGTAGAAGGAACTCAAGTAGCACTGTGGCCCCTCAGAAGGAAGACTTCTTGTTGAGTCCTCACAGGTACCAGTCAGTCCCCAGGGGCGAGACAGAGCACAAGTACAGGAGTGGGAGTGTTTTGTGTTCCTGACGATTGATGTAAGGAAAGGAAATGTGAGGCTTTTGGGAGTGATGGGGTAAGTTGTGTGGGTTGTGAAGACAAAAGATAGGCCTGACAGATAATTCACCTTTCCTACCTTGTGCATCTATTAGAGAACCTGGTTCTAtataagttaaatttttaaacGAGGTGGTATCAAGTTCATATAGGAAAACAGAAATGTCATTTGAGCAGTGGTGCtgttccagtttttctttttcaaacctAGGAAAAGCCCTGAAGCATACCGCTCAGAAATTCTTCACAGCCGACGCTGGAGTGAGAAAGGGGATCCCCAAAGTGGCAGTGGTATTTATTGATGGCTGGCCTTCTGATGACATTGAGGAAGCAGGCATTGTGGCTAGAGAGTTTGGTGTCAATGTGTTCATAGTTTCTGTGGCCAAGCCTCTCCCGGAAGAACTGGGAATGGTTCAGGATGTGGCATTTGTTGATAAGGTAAGGAGGTGAAGGATACCTTCTGTTAAGATAGGAAGGATGCAGTTTTGGACCTTGAGGAATAGTGCTGACTAGCCCATATACGGATTAACTTTGAGCATTTAAGATTTaatgttttcataatttttaagaaGAATGAGTTTTGATCTCTTTAGGTATcttttgtctccctcttccccccacccccccaaaacaGGCCGTCTGTCGGAATAATGGCTTCTTCTCCTACCACATGCCCAACTGGTTTGGCACCACAAAATATGTAAAACCTCTGGTACAGAAGCTCTGCACTCATGAGCAAATGATGTGCAGCAAAACCTGTTATAACTCAGTGAACATTGCCTTTCTAATTGACGGCTCTAGCAGTATTGGAGACAGTAATTTCCGCCTCATGCTTGAATTTGTTTCCAACATAGCCAAGACTTTTGAAATCTCAGACATTGGTGCCAAGATAGCTGCTGTACAGTTTACCTATGATCAGCGCACAGAATTCAGTTTCACGGACTACAGCACCAAAGAGAATGTCCTAGCAGTTATCAGAAACATCCGCTACATGAGCGGTGGAACAGCTACAGGCGATGCCATTTCCTTTACTGTTAGAAATGTGTTTGGTCCCATGAGGGATAGCCCCAACAAGAACTTCCTGGTAATTGTCACAGATGGGCAGTCGTATGATGATGTTCGAGGCCCCGCTGCTGCTGCACATGACACAGGTAAGGTCCTTCCTTGTCCTCTGTCTGGGAAGGGGAATTGAGGAGGGGCTCCCtgaattttagaaatacaaaCTTTAGCATTTATTTCTTTGAACAAACACCTGCAGTGCCACAGTCCTGTTCAAAGGCTTTACCCAATATTAACTGGTTTAATTGTCAAGGCAGCTCAACTAATCTTATTCCAGAtaagaaaacttcccccaaataCACAGTACGTGATGAGGCCagtattcaaacccaggcagtctggctgaGTGTTGTTGGGGGAAATACTGGAAATGTTACAGGTTCTTACATTTGACTCAGACTTGGAACTTAGCCCCCCCATCACAATTTATCATAGTTTACTatgaatctatttatttatccTAACCTTCTTTAAGTTTTCAGGTTGGCATGAGTTTTCTAAGATAATAAGGTCACCAATAAAGATTTTAATTCTATTCTATcaacttcttttttgtgtgtcttgtTTTTTCTTGATAACACATTGTGATATTATGAgtataaaaaagttttctttcttgcttaCCCCAACCTTAATATTACTTTTGGCAAAGGCTACTAGTTCCTGAAGATGAGAACACATTGTGATATTATAAGAGTATAATGAGAACACATTATGATAATGAGTTCACATTGATAACAagaactcatttttttcttgataatgaGAATACATTGTGatattataaaagtataaaaaaggttttctttctcGCTTACCCCAACCTTAATATTACTTTTGGCAAAAGCTACTAGTTCCTGAAGACATTAGCATGTGTTACTGAGCTCAAACAGGCCAAAAGGCTGAGGTTCCTGTTCCTGGGATGACACTGAATGACGGGAGtcccaatatttaaaaaacaaaaatgccaaCTTGGGAGGCGGGGAATTAGCTGTCTTCCATTTTTCTATACTCTTACGCACTCTTCTCTGTTTAATTGCTAATGACCTTATTTTTGTGCATTACCATCTCTGCTAATGCATgtacacatttttataaatattgatgGAATGAGTTTAAGTAAAACTGTTATATGCAACTTGATACTGGCTTATTTTTATACATCTGGCTTATTTTGTA
Proteins encoded in this region:
- the COCH gene encoding cochlin, whose amino-acid sequence is MAAGWIPVLCLGVGLLLLPEPAGSEGAVPIAITCFTRGLDIRKEKVDVLCPGGCPLEEFSVFGNIVYASVSSICGAAIHRGVISSSGGPVRVYNLPGRENYSSVVANGIQSQTLSRWSASFTVTKGKSAAQEATGQAVATAQPSAGKRLKKTPDKKAGNKDCKADIAFLIDGSFNIGQRRFNLQKNFVGKVALMLGIGTEGPHVGLVQASEHPKIEFYLKNFTSAKDVLFAIKEVGFRGGNSNTGKALKHTAQKFFTADAGVRKGIPKVAVVFIDGWPSDDIEEAGIVAREFGVNVFIVSVAKPLPEELGMVQDVAFVDKAVCRNNGFFSYHMPNWFGTTKYVKPLVQKLCTHEQMMCSKTCYNSVNIAFLIDGSSSIGDSNFRLMLEFVSNIAKTFEISDIGAKIAAVQFTYDQRTEFSFTDYSTKENVLAVIRNIRYMSGGTATGDAISFTVRNVFGPMRDSPNKNFLVIVTDGQSYDDVRGPAAAAHDTGITIFSVGVAWAPLDDLRDMASKPKESHAFFTREFTGLEPIVSDVIRGICRDFLESQQ